A portion of the Halopelagius inordinatus genome contains these proteins:
- a CDS encoding PGF-pre-PGF domain-containing protein, which translates to MYSKYESLLGIALAAMVVLSGLSLGAIGVATATESVSEPSTSPTVTAAAETQSVGNSTNVSVGYNVSDEVDASHVELLLSNGSGTQSSAAPGTVNGTLNLTLGPRSSGGAERVVTYVINNTTSAANASATTVVPTASPVDIESYTVSDTSPAVGESVTVNATLNNTASTEQNFTVRVYKSDRVVSDADNATVTLAGDERRHVELNVTYDREVTANLTVNDEAPTEVTVGSGGGSTDVTYTSVSAANTSIPLNESGNVSVSYDLADDVTPADAVVKLRNHSATLDSNASLVDNGTVNLTVPARSVAGANRLEVVVRNATADSFLAETAANVTVAGNVSVESVTVPDAAVASAGTNVTVTLNNTGPVDESYRLRVYDDATSTYSVGTEWVFVPAGTEETYNVSAAYAEGTRTTYLGNESHGTTVVSPAATVESVTHVSGPENATALSSEITTGGMLGVDLRNGTEQDLAGTGVTESSVFEVVLHVNHSFDPGLLVANARNVSWTVENTTEHYVVTVTAQPLESQFMRDAPSLDNWDSLDDSEDRATDELLWYSISFVDERSLHNANMTNMTIATDAQTFGAPRYDAGEGTVEIDLAAPHYTVDGDTNDGSYQATIPSAMLSQWGVESADELAGTYRGESKTLSTTTNPDGSLDVAMDVHYSSGRVSLRPQDDTTSSSSSESSGSTDDGSDDADESADDAPAANGTDDGVVEATTNADGSASATVENASANETVRVRFGENDSDTASVTELGISLSNDTDSMGVDVAPQETVPNGTPELDAGGDDGASDGAVGYLSIDVSGAADEEIANATVGFEVSESKLAARNVSPEDVRLYRFHDGSWRELNTTHLGDGRFEAETPGFSVFAVGTNESATDASAETTTASTAGPSEGETVTFGAETTTADGTTESEAPGFGALPAAVALPVAAMLRRRRN; encoded by the coding sequence ATGTATTCAAAGTATGAATCTCTCCTCGGTATCGCTCTCGCCGCGATGGTCGTCCTCTCGGGACTGTCTCTCGGCGCGATAGGCGTCGCAACCGCGACCGAGTCGGTCTCCGAACCGTCGACGTCGCCGACGGTGACCGCCGCCGCGGAGACGCAGTCCGTCGGAAACAGTACGAACGTCTCCGTCGGATACAACGTCTCCGACGAGGTGGACGCGAGCCACGTCGAACTACTTCTGAGCAACGGGAGCGGAACCCAGTCCTCCGCGGCGCCGGGGACGGTCAACGGAACGCTCAACCTCACGCTCGGTCCGCGCAGTTCGGGCGGGGCGGAACGCGTCGTGACGTACGTGATCAACAACACTACGAGCGCCGCGAACGCGTCGGCGACGACCGTCGTTCCCACCGCGTCGCCGGTCGACATCGAGTCGTACACCGTCTCCGACACCTCGCCCGCGGTCGGTGAGAGCGTCACCGTGAACGCCACGCTGAACAACACGGCGAGCACGGAGCAGAACTTCACGGTCCGCGTCTACAAGTCCGACCGAGTTGTCTCCGACGCCGACAACGCGACGGTGACCCTCGCCGGAGACGAACGGCGGCACGTCGAACTGAACGTGACCTACGACCGAGAGGTGACGGCGAACCTGACCGTCAACGACGAGGCGCCGACCGAGGTGACCGTCGGGTCGGGTGGCGGGTCTACCGATGTCACGTACACGTCCGTCTCGGCGGCGAACACGTCGATTCCGCTGAACGAGTCGGGGAACGTCTCCGTCTCGTACGACCTCGCCGACGACGTGACGCCTGCGGACGCGGTGGTGAAACTGCGGAACCACAGTGCAACGCTCGACTCGAACGCGTCTCTCGTCGACAACGGCACGGTGAACCTGACCGTTCCGGCGCGGTCGGTCGCCGGGGCCAATAGGCTCGAAGTCGTCGTCCGGAACGCGACGGCGGACTCCTTCCTCGCCGAGACGGCGGCCAACGTCACCGTCGCGGGGAACGTCTCGGTCGAGTCCGTGACGGTGCCCGACGCCGCCGTCGCCTCGGCGGGGACGAACGTCACGGTGACGCTGAACAACACCGGACCGGTCGACGAATCGTACCGACTGCGCGTGTACGACGACGCGACGAGCACGTACTCGGTCGGGACGGAGTGGGTCTTCGTCCCCGCGGGGACGGAGGAGACGTACAACGTCTCCGCGGCGTACGCCGAGGGAACGCGGACGACCTACCTCGGTAACGAGAGTCACGGGACGACGGTCGTCTCCCCCGCCGCGACGGTCGAATCGGTCACCCACGTCTCCGGACCCGAGAACGCCACCGCCCTCTCCTCGGAGATAACCACCGGCGGGATGCTCGGCGTCGACCTCCGAAACGGGACGGAACAGGACCTCGCGGGGACGGGCGTCACCGAGTCGTCGGTGTTCGAGGTGGTCCTCCACGTGAACCACTCGTTCGACCCCGGACTCCTCGTCGCGAACGCCCGGAACGTCTCGTGGACCGTCGAGAACACGACCGAGCACTACGTCGTCACCGTCACGGCCCAACCGCTCGAATCGCAGTTCATGCGCGACGCGCCGTCGCTGGACAACTGGGACTCCCTCGACGACTCCGAGGACCGAGCGACCGACGAACTGCTGTGGTACTCCATCTCGTTCGTCGACGAGCGGTCGCTTCACAATGCGAACATGACGAACATGACCATCGCGACCGACGCGCAGACGTTCGGCGCGCCGCGGTACGACGCCGGAGAGGGCACGGTCGAAATCGACCTCGCGGCACCGCACTACACGGTCGACGGCGACACCAACGACGGCAGTTATCAGGCGACGATTCCGTCGGCGATGCTCTCGCAGTGGGGCGTCGAGAGCGCGGACGAACTCGCCGGGACGTACCGAGGGGAGTCAAAGACGCTCTCGACGACGACGAACCCCGACGGCAGCCTCGACGTGGCGATGGACGTCCACTACTCCAGCGGACGGGTGTCGCTGCGTCCGCAGGACGACACCACCTCGTCGTCCTCGTCGGAGTCCAGCGGTTCGACCGACGACGGTTCCGACGACGCAGACGAGTCGGCGGACGACGCGCCGGCCGCGAACGGGACGGACGACGGCGTCGTCGAAGCGACGACGAACGCCGACGGGTCGGCGTCGGCGACGGTCGAGAACGCCTCCGCGAACGAGACGGTTCGCGTCCGCTTCGGGGAGAACGACTCCGACACCGCCAGCGTGACGGAACTCGGAATCTCGCTCTCGAACGACACCGACTCGATGGGCGTCGACGTCGCCCCGCAGGAGACGGTGCCGAACGGGACGCCCGAACTCGACGCCGGCGGCGACGACGGCGCGTCCGACGGAGCGGTCGGATATCTCTCCATCGACGTCTCCGGCGCCGCCGACGAGGAGATAGCGAACGCGACGGTCGGCTTCGAGGTGTCGGAGTCGAAACTCGCCGCTCGGAACGTCTCGCCCGAGGACGTGCGCCTCTATCGCTTCCACGACGGGTCGTGGCGCGAACTGAACACGACGCACCTCGGCGACGGCCGATTCGAGGCGGAGACGCCCGGATTCTCCGTCTTCGCCGTCGGAACGAACGAGTCGGCGACCGACGCGTCCGCGGAGACGACGACGGCATCGACCGCCGGACCGTCCGAAGGTGAGACGGTGACCTTCGGGGCGGAGACGACGACTGCGGACGGAACGACCGAGAGCGAGGCACCCGGGTTCGGCGCGCTACCCGCGGCGGTCGCTCTCCCAGTCGCGGCGATGCTCCGTCGCCGTCGGAACTGA
- the moaC gene encoding cyclic pyranopterin monophosphate synthase MoaC, whose product MSDDERVGATPEPDAESGDLTHVDEEGNAQMVDVGTKPDTRRRAVAKGTLSLTESTVEAVRDDDIGKGDVLATARIGAIQAVKHTWETIPMCHQIPVTNVETTFDAAATEITLTVAVETTGKTGCEMEALQGVTTGLNVVWDMVKAAEKDGDGQYPDTRIDGVRVVKKEKETM is encoded by the coding sequence GTGAGCGACGACGAGAGAGTCGGTGCGACCCCCGAACCGGACGCCGAGAGCGGCGACCTGACGCACGTAGACGAGGAGGGGAACGCCCAGATGGTCGACGTGGGAACAAAGCCCGACACGCGGCGGCGGGCCGTCGCGAAAGGCACTCTCTCTCTCACCGAGTCTACCGTCGAAGCCGTCCGAGACGACGACATCGGGAAGGGCGACGTGCTGGCGACGGCGCGAATCGGCGCGATTCAAGCGGTGAAACACACGTGGGAGACGATTCCGATGTGCCACCAGATACCGGTCACGAACGTCGAGACGACGTTCGACGCGGCGGCGACGGAGATTACGCTCACCGTCGCCGTCGAGACGACGGGGAAGACCGGATGCGAGATGGAGGCGCTTCAGGGCGTCACGACGGGACTGAACGTCGTCTGGGATATGGTGAAGGCCGCGGAGAAAGACGGCGACGGACAGTATCCGGACACCCGAATCGACGGCGTGCGCGTCGTGAAGAAAGAGAAGGAGACGATGTAG
- a CDS encoding NAD(P)H-hydrate dehydratase, which translates to MISSERMAAVDENAEALGVPRKQLMESSGNAVARAVRRLAEPESAVAIVAGRGNNGGDALVAARFLDDYDPTVHLLGRRETVSTDIARENWDALVVAEYDARTVTDSKSLELGDPDIVVDGMLGTGVTGELREPEATAADAIDALDATVLSVDVPSGLDADTGETADAAVSADHVVTFHDRKPGLSDLDADVTVADIGIPAAAELFVGPGDLRSVRRGVRGGDSRVFVVGGGPYTGAPALAGQAALRAGADLTFVAAPETVAPQIQGYAEDLIVQDYPGDHLTPDQVDGLVQTAHDYDDVVVLGPGLGDDDETLTAARRFLEAFEGDAVVDADALPAVPEVDTDATLVCTPNRRELAKMGGPDVDGPLRDALDDIESFAADLGHVVVAKAAEDIVTDGERTRIVRAGTPAMTVGGTGDTLAGVIAGLFGTQDAFDAACAAPFVNGRAAERLDAERGDGLLASDLLDAIPRTLWGERS; encoded by the coding sequence ATGATATCGAGCGAGCGGATGGCCGCGGTAGACGAGAACGCCGAGGCTCTCGGCGTCCCGCGGAAACAGCTCATGGAGTCGAGCGGGAACGCCGTCGCGCGGGCGGTTCGCCGCCTCGCAGAGCCCGAGTCGGCGGTGGCTATCGTCGCGGGACGCGGCAACAACGGCGGCGACGCCCTCGTCGCGGCGCGGTTCTTGGACGACTACGACCCGACGGTCCACCTCCTCGGCCGCCGGGAGACCGTCTCCACGGATATCGCGCGCGAGAACTGGGACGCTCTCGTCGTCGCGGAGTACGACGCGCGGACGGTAACCGACTCGAAGTCGCTCGAACTCGGCGACCCCGATATCGTCGTCGACGGGATGCTCGGAACCGGCGTCACGGGCGAACTCCGCGAACCCGAAGCGACCGCCGCGGACGCCATCGATGCCCTCGACGCGACGGTGCTCTCCGTGGACGTTCCGTCCGGTCTCGACGCGGACACGGGCGAGACGGCCGACGCCGCCGTCTCCGCGGACCACGTCGTCACCTTCCACGACCGGAAACCCGGCCTCTCTGACCTCGACGCCGACGTGACCGTCGCGGACATCGGCATCCCGGCGGCGGCGGAACTGTTCGTCGGACCGGGCGACCTGCGCTCGGTCCGTCGAGGCGTGCGCGGCGGCGACTCGCGCGTGTTCGTCGTCGGCGGCGGGCCGTACACCGGCGCGCCCGCCCTCGCCGGGCAGGCCGCCCTCCGCGCGGGGGCCGACCTCACGTTCGTCGCCGCCCCGGAGACGGTCGCCCCGCAGATACAGGGATACGCGGAGGACCTCATCGTACAGGACTACCCGGGCGACCACCTCACGCCCGACCAGGTGGACGGCCTCGTGCAGACGGCCCACGACTACGACGACGTGGTGGTCTTGGGCCCGGGACTCGGCGACGACGACGAGACGTTGACGGCTGCGCGGCGGTTCCTCGAAGCGTTCGAGGGCGACGCGGTAGTGGACGCCGACGCCCTCCCCGCCGTGCCGGAGGTGGACACCGACGCCACCCTCGTCTGCACGCCGAACCGCAGGGAACTGGCGAAGATGGGCGGTCCCGACGTCGACGGACCGCTTCGGGACGCGCTCGACGACATCGAGTCGTTCGCGGCCGACCTCGGCCACGTCGTGGTGGCGAAGGCGGCCGAGGATATCGTCACGGACGGCGAGCGAACGCGAATCGTGCGCGCGGGGACGCCGGCGATGACCGTCGGCGGCACCGGCGACACTCTCGCGGGGGTGATAGCCGGACTCTTCGGAACGCAGGACGCCTTCGACGCGGCGTGCGCCGCCCCGTTCGTCAACGGCCGCGCGGCCGAGCGTCTCGACGCGGAACGCGGCGACGGCCTCCTCGCGTCGGATCTGTTGGACGCCATCCCGCGAACGCTGTGGGGTGAGCGGTCGTGA
- a CDS encoding DUF5789 family protein encodes MRTNRIEDAVSGYEFPATSAEIIDAFGDERIELANGSETVGDVLGRMGAEVYDGPRDVHDAVLCGLGHEAVGRRYYSDRDAPSPGETGPTQVSF; translated from the coding sequence ATGAGGACGAACAGAATCGAAGACGCGGTGAGCGGATACGAGTTCCCGGCGACGAGCGCGGAGATAATCGACGCGTTCGGAGACGAGCGAATCGAACTCGCGAACGGGTCGGAGACGGTCGGCGACGTTCTCGGTCGGATGGGCGCGGAGGTGTACGACGGCCCCCGAGACGTCCACGACGCGGTGCTTTGCGGACTCGGCCACGAGGCCGTCGGTCGGCGGTACTACAGCGACCGGGACGCGCCGTCGCCCGGCGAGACCGGACCGACGCAGGTGTCGTTCTGA
- a CDS encoding acetamidase/formamidase family protein — MAQQIQQELEVDQYTLGLVGPDQEWAGTVADGGTVRTHTPPACWGPMITPEFRGGHEVTRPIRVENAEPGDALVVRIKDVEVTSVATSTGSMAERDGAFGDDPFIDHRCPECGTEWPETVVEGTGEDAVRCADCGANASSFGFEYGYTVVFDDDRSVGLTVGPEGAADLAANAEENMALPENSRQHPILLYEPDEIPGTLGHLRPFVGNIGTTPTVELPDSHNAGDFGQFLIGAGHDWGIEDESELEARTDGHLDSNDVRPGATLVCPVEIDGAGLYVGDLHANQGDGELSLHTTDVSGTTELEVEVVKDVNLDGPLLLPNESDLPDIARPYTDAERETGEKLAAEYGVDEVRDALPVQFIGSGATINDATENAFDRASSLFDVSEGEVRARCTFTGGVEIARLPGVVQLSMLAPVELLEDAGLADAVRAHYEV, encoded by the coding sequence ATGGCGCAACAGATACAGCAGGAACTGGAGGTAGACCAGTACACGTTGGGGCTCGTCGGTCCGGACCAAGAGTGGGCCGGAACCGTAGCCGACGGCGGCACCGTCCGGACGCACACGCCCCCCGCGTGTTGGGGACCGATGATAACCCCCGAGTTCCGCGGGGGCCACGAGGTGACGCGACCGATTCGCGTCGAGAACGCCGAACCCGGTGACGCGCTCGTCGTCCGAATCAAGGACGTGGAGGTGACGAGCGTCGCCACCAGCACCGGGAGCATGGCCGAACGCGACGGGGCGTTCGGCGACGACCCGTTCATCGACCACCGCTGTCCGGAGTGCGGCACCGAGTGGCCGGAGACGGTCGTCGAGGGGACGGGCGAGGACGCCGTTCGCTGTGCGGACTGCGGGGCGAACGCCTCTTCGTTCGGGTTCGAGTACGGCTACACCGTCGTCTTCGACGACGACCGCTCGGTCGGACTCACCGTCGGACCCGAGGGTGCCGCCGACCTCGCGGCGAACGCCGAAGAGAACATGGCGCTGCCGGAGAACTCGCGACAACACCCAATTCTCCTGTACGAACCCGACGAGATTCCGGGGACGCTCGGCCACCTCCGACCGTTCGTCGGCAACATCGGGACGACTCCGACGGTCGAACTCCCCGACTCGCACAACGCCGGCGACTTCGGACAGTTCCTCATCGGCGCCGGTCACGACTGGGGCATCGAAGACGAGAGCGAACTCGAAGCGAGAACCGACGGCCACCTCGACTCGAACGACGTCCGTCCGGGCGCGACGCTCGTCTGTCCGGTCGAGATAGACGGCGCGGGACTCTACGTCGGCGACCTGCACGCCAATCAGGGCGACGGCGAACTCTCGCTTCACACGACGGACGTCAGCGGGACGACGGAACTCGAAGTCGAAGTGGTCAAAGACGTCAACCTCGACGGACCGCTCCTCCTGCCGAACGAATCCGACCTCCCCGACATCGCGAGACCCTACACCGACGCGGAACGAGAGACCGGCGAGAAACTCGCGGCGGAGTACGGCGTAGACGAGGTGCGCGACGCGCTGCCGGTCCAGTTCATCGGTTCGGGGGCCACCATCAACGACGCAACCGAGAACGCGTTCGACCGCGCATCGTCGCTCTTCGACGTCTCGGAGGGCGAAGTCCGGGCGCGGTGTACCTTCACCGGCGGCGTCGAAATCGCCCGACTGCCGGGCGTCGTCCAACTGTCGATGCTGGCACCCGTCGAACTGCTCGAAGACGCCGGCCTCGCGGACGCGGTTCGCGCCCACTACGAGGTCTGA
- a CDS encoding ubiquitin-like small modifier protein 1 encodes MDVTVHGPLRGVTGSKTLSISGFDGDPTVREVLDCLADAHPRTEPHLFADDGTVRGSVRVLLDGETAELDATCPATADVGIVPAVRGGRRPEG; translated from the coding sequence ATGGACGTGACCGTACACGGCCCTCTCCGCGGTGTGACGGGGTCGAAGACGCTCTCTATCTCGGGGTTCGACGGCGACCCGACGGTTCGGGAGGTGCTCGACTGCCTCGCCGACGCTCATCCCCGGACCGAACCGCACCTGTTCGCAGACGACGGGACGGTTCGAGGGAGCGTTCGCGTGTTGCTCGACGGCGAGACGGCGGAACTGGACGCGACCTGTCCGGCGACCGCAGACGTCGGAATCGTTCCGGCGGTGCGCGGCGGCCGTCGGCCGGAGGGGTAG